A stretch of the Rhinoderma darwinii isolate aRhiDar2 chromosome 3, aRhiDar2.hap1, whole genome shotgun sequence genome encodes the following:
- the CAMLG gene encoding guided entry of tail-anchored proteins factor CAMLG isoform X1, producing MATPDNAGDLLTDVTMTASQRRAEIRRRKLMNNSEERMNRIMGIHKPDSIVEELRMEYVLKPDSLPLQPSLTKPGTMLAGDNGTSSDHPCGSADGIESYAVERTDNSEYRKDDNGLRNRTDVTLESTPRSLNQYITKFDEAMKLRNQLSGDKPVPDNGSGVEELDSFRIFRLAGSALLALTVRLFVCKYLSIFAPFLTLQLAFMGLSKYFPKGEKKTKTTVLTAALLLSGIPSEVLSRSLDTYGKMVDVFTDLCVYFFTFIFCHEVLLFFGIGDP from the exons ATGGCAACACCGGACAATGCTGGAGACTTGCTTACCGACGTGACAATGACCGCGTCTCAAAGGAGAGCTGAGATCCGGCGGCGGAAGCTGATGAATAATTCGGAGGAGAGGATGAACAGGATAATGGGTATCCACAAGCCGGACAGCATCG TAGAAGAACTCCGGATGGAATATGTTCTTAAACCAGACTCTCTCCCATTGCAGCCATCTTTAACAAAGCCGGGCACCATGCTTGCTGGAGACAATGGCACATCAAGTGATCATCCATGTGGCAGTGCGGATGGTATAGAGTCCTACGCAGTGGAAAGAACAGACAATTCTGAGTACAGGAAAGACGACAATGGTCTGAGAAACCGAACAGATGTGACACTAGAGTCCACTCCACGAAGCCTGAACCAATACATAACTAAATTTGATGAGGCCATGAAGCTTAGGAACCAACTCAGTGGTGACAAGCCAGTTCCTGACAATGGTAGTGGAGTAGAGGAGTTGGACTCTTTCCGTATTTTTCGACTTGCCGGAAGCGCCCTTCTGGCTTTGACCGTTAGGCTGTTTGTGTGCAAGTATCTG tcaaTATTTGCTCCATTCCTCACATTACAACTTGCGTTTATGGGACTGTCCAAGTATTTTCCAAAG gGGGAGAAGAAGACTAAAACAACAGTCCTTACTGCAGCTCTTCTTTTGTCTGGAATCCCTTCTGAGGTGCTAAGTCGTTCCTTGGATACATATGGCAAGATGGTGGATGTTTTTACTGACCTCTGCGTTTACTTCTTTACCTTTATCTTCTGTCATGaagtacttttattttttggtataGGAGATCCATGA
- the CAMLG gene encoding guided entry of tail-anchored proteins factor CAMLG isoform X2: protein MATPDNAGDLLTDVTMTASQRRAEIRRRKLMNNSEERMNRIMGIHKPDSIEELRMEYVLKPDSLPLQPSLTKPGTMLAGDNGTSSDHPCGSADGIESYAVERTDNSEYRKDDNGLRNRTDVTLESTPRSLNQYITKFDEAMKLRNQLSGDKPVPDNGSGVEELDSFRIFRLAGSALLALTVRLFVCKYLSIFAPFLTLQLAFMGLSKYFPKGEKKTKTTVLTAALLLSGIPSEVLSRSLDTYGKMVDVFTDLCVYFFTFIFCHEVLLFFGIGDP, encoded by the exons ATGGCAACACCGGACAATGCTGGAGACTTGCTTACCGACGTGACAATGACCGCGTCTCAAAGGAGAGCTGAGATCCGGCGGCGGAAGCTGATGAATAATTCGGAGGAGAGGATGAACAGGATAATGGGTATCCACAAGCCGGACAGCATCG AAGAACTCCGGATGGAATATGTTCTTAAACCAGACTCTCTCCCATTGCAGCCATCTTTAACAAAGCCGGGCACCATGCTTGCTGGAGACAATGGCACATCAAGTGATCATCCATGTGGCAGTGCGGATGGTATAGAGTCCTACGCAGTGGAAAGAACAGACAATTCTGAGTACAGGAAAGACGACAATGGTCTGAGAAACCGAACAGATGTGACACTAGAGTCCACTCCACGAAGCCTGAACCAATACATAACTAAATTTGATGAGGCCATGAAGCTTAGGAACCAACTCAGTGGTGACAAGCCAGTTCCTGACAATGGTAGTGGAGTAGAGGAGTTGGACTCTTTCCGTATTTTTCGACTTGCCGGAAGCGCCCTTCTGGCTTTGACCGTTAGGCTGTTTGTGTGCAAGTATCTG tcaaTATTTGCTCCATTCCTCACATTACAACTTGCGTTTATGGGACTGTCCAAGTATTTTCCAAAG gGGGAGAAGAAGACTAAAACAACAGTCCTTACTGCAGCTCTTCTTTTGTCTGGAATCCCTTCTGAGGTGCTAAGTCGTTCCTTGGATACATATGGCAAGATGGTGGATGTTTTTACTGACCTCTGCGTTTACTTCTTTACCTTTATCTTCTGTCATGaagtacttttattttttggtataGGAGATCCATGA